The proteins below are encoded in one region of Purpureocillium takamizusanense chromosome 11, complete sequence:
- a CDS encoding uncharacterized protein (COG:A~BUSCO:EOG09262BCZ~antiSMASH:Cluster_11.1~EggNog:ENOG503NUJE), translating to MASRNDELLKRPLYVYDLPGEVLETLTLKADSDSVAVLPEQDEASSSRSPKDKSLNASTDSLVGSQSCSLCGLAFATLLDQRGHLKSDLHHYNLKQKLRGLKPVSEADFEKLIGDLDESLSGSDSDDSEDEDEDGRQESTLTALLKRQAKLADKKGEAEDDENEDDNAMRRRNKAKPPLIWFSSPVLPDKSYFGLYRAILTGQELRNADLVEVLRRKQVEPISVPPKPGRDGGSLPPVAYKGPHIFLCMIGGGHFAAMVVSLAPRAAASKSGTTMNREATVLAHKTFHRYTTRRKQGGSQSANDSAKGAAHSAGSSLRRYNEQALVADVRALLHDWKALLDTSELLFVRATGTTNRRTLFGPYEGQVLQHNDTRIRGFPFSTRRATQNELMRSFIELTRLKVREIDPEKEAKDAEPAVAAPAKAATPRPTKPKLSEEEETALLHTSQLQAFIRRSKLPALLSYLTNNDLTADYEFQPREQNHHAPRPLHLAASQNSPPLVLGLLTRGGANPLLRNAEGKTPFELAGDRSTRDAFRVARSELGEGKWAWDDAKVPAAMTKADAERRDEREKQDVERKEADRRMAEEERLRKEGPRVPTAAAAAGKTGRGGSGSNILGAGLAKTPQERREVEARGLTPEMRMKLERERRARAAEERLRKMRDGV from the exons ATGGCGAGCCGCAATGACGAACTCCTGAAAAGGCCGCTTTACG TGTACGACCTACCGGGGGAGGTTCTGGAGACGCTCACGCTCAAGGCCGACTCGGACTCGGTAGCGGTGTTACCAGAGCAGGAtgaggcgtcgtcgtcgcgctcgccaaAGGACAAGAGCCTGAACGCGTCCACCGACAGCCTCGTTGGCTCGCAGTCCTGCTCGCTCTGCGGGCTGGCCTTTGCCACCCTGCTGGACCAGCGCGGCCACCTAAAGTCAGACCTGCACCACTACAACCTCAAGCAGAAGCTGCGGGGCCTGAAGCCCGTCTCGGAAGCCGATTTTGAGAAGCTGATTGGCGACCTGGATGAGTCGCTCTCCGGGTCCGACTCTGATGATtctgaggacgaggatgaggacgggCGGCAGGAGTCTACGCTgacggcgctgctcaagAGGCAGGCGAAGCTGGCTGACAAGAAaggggaggcggaggacgacgagaatGAGGACGACAACGCAATGCGCCGCCGGAACAAGGCCAAGCCGCCTCTCATCTGGTTCAGCTCGCCGGTCCTGCCCGACAAGTCGTACTTTGGGCTCTACCGCGCGATCCTCACCGGCCAGGAGCTGCGCAACGCGGACCTCGTCGAAGTCCTGCGGAGGAAGCAGGTCGAGCCGATATCCgtgccgccgaagccgggCAGAGACGGAGgatcgctgccgcccgtcgcctaCAAGGGGCCTCACATCTTCCTATGCAtgatcggcggcggccacttcgccgccatggtcgtctccctcgcgccccgggcggcggcgtccaagTCCGGCACCACCATGAACCGCGAGGCCACGGTCCTGGCGCACAAGACGTTCCACCGCTACACCACCCGGCGCAAGCAAGGCGGCTCGCAGTCCGCAAACGACAGCGCcaagggcgcggcgcactcggcgggctcgagcCTGCGCCGGTACaacgagcaggccctcgtcgcggacgtgcgggcgctgctgcacgaCTGGAAGGCCCTCCTGGACACGTCCGAGCTGCTCTTCGTCCGCGCCACGGGGACGACGAACCGCAGGACGCTGTTTGGGCCGTACGAGGggcaggtgctgcagcacaaCGACACGCGCATCCGCGGCTTCCCCTTCAGCACGAGGAGGGCCACGCAGAACGAGCTCATGCGCTCCTTCATCGAGCTGACGCGCCTCAAGGTCCGAGAGATCGACCCCgagaaggaggccaaggacgcggagccggcggtggcggcgcccgcaaAGGCGGCCACTCCGAGACCAACCAAGCCAAAGTTGtcagaggaagaggagacGGCATTGCTGCATACGTCCCAGCTACAGGCCTTCATCCGACGGTCAAAACTACCCGCACTCCTCTCCTACCTCACCAACAACGACCTCACCGCGGACTACGAATTCCAGCCGAGGGAGCAGAACCAccacgcgccgcggccgctaCACCTCGCCGCGTCCCAAAACTCTCCGCCACTCGTCCTGGGCCTCCTAACCAGAGGAGGCGCCAACCCTCTACTAAGGAACGCAGAGGGCAAGACGCCcttcgagctcgccggcgaccgCTCCACGCGTGATGCCTTCCGCGTCGCGCGGTcagagctcggcgagggcaagtGGGCGTGGGACGACGCCAAGgtccccgccgccatgaccaaGGCGGACGCAgagcggcgcgacgagcgggAGAAGCAGGACGTGGAGCGCAAGGAGGCGGACCGGCGaatggccgaggaggagcggctgcGCAAGGAAGGGCCGCGGgtccccaccgccgccgccgccgccggaaagacgggccggggcggcagcggtagTAATATCCTGGGGGCTGGactggccaagacgccgcaggagaggagagaggtCGAGGCGCGTGGGCTGACGCCGGAGATGAGAATGAAGCtcgagagggagaggagagcgagggcggcggaggagcggctACGGAAGATGAGGGATGGAGTTTGA
- a CDS encoding uncharacterized protein (COG:A~BUSCO:EOG09262BCZ~antiSMASH:Cluster_11.1~EggNog:ENOG503NUJE) yields MSGGTALMRRAVYDLPGEVLETLTLKADSDSVAVLPEQDEASSSRSPKDKSLNASTDSLVGSQSCSLCGLAFATLLDQRGHLKSDLHHYNLKQKLRGLKPVSEADFEKLIGDLDESLSGSDSDDSEDEDEDGRQESTLTALLKRQAKLADKKGEAEDDENEDDNAMRRRNKAKPPLIWFSSPVLPDKSYFGLYRAILTGQELRNADLVEVLRRKQVEPISVPPKPGRDGGSLPPVAYKGPHIFLCMIGGGHFAAMVVSLAPRAAASKSGTTMNREATVLAHKTFHRYTTRRKQGGSQSANDSAKGAAHSAGSSLRRYNEQALVADVRALLHDWKALLDTSELLFVRATGTTNRRTLFGPYEGQVLQHNDTRIRGFPFSTRRATQNELMRSFIELTRLKVREIDPEKEAKDAEPAVAAPAKAATPRPTKPKLSEEEETALLHTSQLQAFIRRSKLPALLSYLTNNDLTADYEFQPREQNHHAPRPLHLAASQNSPPLVLGLLTRGGANPLLRNAEGKTPFELAGDRSTRDAFRVARSELGEGKWAWDDAKVPAAMTKADAERRDEREKQDVERKEADRRMAEEERLRKEGPRVPTAAAAAGKTGRGGSGSNILGAGLAKTPQERREVEARGLTPEMRMKLERERRARAAEERLRKMRDGV; encoded by the coding sequence ATGTCTGGAGGAACGGCGCTGATGAGACGTGCAGTGTACGACCTACCGGGGGAGGTTCTGGAGACGCTCACGCTCAAGGCCGACTCGGACTCGGTAGCGGTGTTACCAGAGCAGGAtgaggcgtcgtcgtcgcgctcgccaaAGGACAAGAGCCTGAACGCGTCCACCGACAGCCTCGTTGGCTCGCAGTCCTGCTCGCTCTGCGGGCTGGCCTTTGCCACCCTGCTGGACCAGCGCGGCCACCTAAAGTCAGACCTGCACCACTACAACCTCAAGCAGAAGCTGCGGGGCCTGAAGCCCGTCTCGGAAGCCGATTTTGAGAAGCTGATTGGCGACCTGGATGAGTCGCTCTCCGGGTCCGACTCTGATGATtctgaggacgaggatgaggacgggCGGCAGGAGTCTACGCTgacggcgctgctcaagAGGCAGGCGAAGCTGGCTGACAAGAAaggggaggcggaggacgacgagaatGAGGACGACAACGCAATGCGCCGCCGGAACAAGGCCAAGCCGCCTCTCATCTGGTTCAGCTCGCCGGTCCTGCCCGACAAGTCGTACTTTGGGCTCTACCGCGCGATCCTCACCGGCCAGGAGCTGCGCAACGCGGACCTCGTCGAAGTCCTGCGGAGGAAGCAGGTCGAGCCGATATCCgtgccgccgaagccgggCAGAGACGGAGgatcgctgccgcccgtcgcctaCAAGGGGCCTCACATCTTCCTATGCAtgatcggcggcggccacttcgccgccatggtcgtctccctcgcgccccgggcggcggcgtccaagTCCGGCACCACCATGAACCGCGAGGCCACGGTCCTGGCGCACAAGACGTTCCACCGCTACACCACCCGGCGCAAGCAAGGCGGCTCGCAGTCCGCAAACGACAGCGCcaagggcgcggcgcactcggcgggctcgagcCTGCGCCGGTACaacgagcaggccctcgtcgcggacgtgcgggcgctgctgcacgaCTGGAAGGCCCTCCTGGACACGTCCGAGCTGCTCTTCGTCCGCGCCACGGGGACGACGAACCGCAGGACGCTGTTTGGGCCGTACGAGGggcaggtgctgcagcacaaCGACACGCGCATCCGCGGCTTCCCCTTCAGCACGAGGAGGGCCACGCAGAACGAGCTCATGCGCTCCTTCATCGAGCTGACGCGCCTCAAGGTCCGAGAGATCGACCCCgagaaggaggccaaggacgcggagccggcggtggcggcgcccgcaaAGGCGGCCACTCCGAGACCAACCAAGCCAAAGTTGtcagaggaagaggagacGGCATTGCTGCATACGTCCCAGCTACAGGCCTTCATCCGACGGTCAAAACTACCCGCACTCCTCTCCTACCTCACCAACAACGACCTCACCGCGGACTACGAATTCCAGCCGAGGGAGCAGAACCAccacgcgccgcggccgctaCACCTCGCCGCGTCCCAAAACTCTCCGCCACTCGTCCTGGGCCTCCTAACCAGAGGAGGCGCCAACCCTCTACTAAGGAACGCAGAGGGCAAGACGCCcttcgagctcgccggcgaccgCTCCACGCGTGATGCCTTCCGCGTCGCGCGGTcagagctcggcgagggcaagtGGGCGTGGGACGACGCCAAGgtccccgccgccatgaccaaGGCGGACGCAgagcggcgcgacgagcgggAGAAGCAGGACGTGGAGCGCAAGGAGGCGGACCGGCGaatggccgaggaggagcggctgcGCAAGGAAGGGCCGCGGgtccccaccgccgccgccgccgccggaaagacgggccggggcggcagcggtagTAATATCCTGGGGGCTGGactggccaagacgccgcaggagaggagagaggtCGAGGCGCGTGGGCTGACGCCGGAGATGAGAATGAAGCtcgagagggagaggagagcgagggcggcggaggagcggctACGGAAGATGAGGGATGGAGTTTGA